One stretch of Wolbachia endosymbiont of Armadillidium arcangelii DNA includes these proteins:
- the hslV gene encoding ATP-dependent protease subunit HslV — MIHHDNSKMYGTTILSIRKDKSVVVIGDGQVSLGHTVIKSGAKKVRRLSGDSVIAGFAGATADAFTLFERLESKLDKHPGQLMRACVELAKDWRMDKYLRKLEAMMIVADKSISLVITGTGDVLEPEDGVAAIGSGGNFALSAAKALIDVEGISIEEIAKKAMKIAADICVYTNHNVIIEKIEE, encoded by the coding sequence ATGATTCATCATGACAACAGTAAAATGTATGGGACTACTATACTGTCAATTAGAAAAGATAAAAGTGTAGTAGTAATAGGTGATGGACAAGTCTCGCTAGGCCATACCGTTATAAAATCTGGAGCAAAAAAAGTTAGGCGTCTTTCTGGTGATTCCGTAATTGCCGGTTTTGCTGGAGCAACGGCTGATGCATTTACCCTTTTTGAAAGACTGGAGTCAAAACTTGACAAACATCCGGGACAGTTAATGAGAGCATGTGTTGAACTTGCAAAAGACTGGAGAATGGATAAATATCTAAGGAAATTAGAGGCTATGATGATTGTGGCAGATAAATCCATTTCATTGGTCATTACAGGAACGGGTGACGTTCTTGAACCTGAAGATGGGGTTGCAGCCATTGGCTCTGGAGGAAATTTTGCTTTATCTGCAGCAAAGGCTTTGATTGACGTCGAAGGGATATCAATAGAGGAGATTGCAAAAAAGGCTATGAAGATAGCTGCCGATATATGTGTTTATACAAACCATAATGTAATTATCGAAAAAATAGAGGAGTAA
- the gshA gene encoding glutamate--cysteine ligase, whose product MQNIIHSNLEKDINSWFKTKFNGLTLPFYSSIDLRNSGCKIAPVDANLFPAGFNNLSEISRVTAAKLIKSYFETKQYKKALIIPENYTRNKMYIENVFAIEKILQLADFETKIGLFHSEAYNLIELYETIVEENSLLKTTSGFVPDVVILNRDMTSHIPDILKNVKQEIIPSPLYGWHSRQKFQYFKIYQELASEFCSEFQIDLWLISAFTENCNEVDFNDDSSLKAIAVKVDQILSLVQKKYQEHKIKTQPYVFIKASNGTYGMGIITVTSGEEVLNLNKKKRHKMKKVKEGIEVSSVIIQEGVPTIDVFKRSPAEPLIYYIGNIPMCYLYRCNSRKDIYSSLNSTDCEFYDISQENKTLPLWNIVSKLAVLALAVEIRSFHL is encoded by the coding sequence ATGCAAAATATAATTCATTCAAATTTGGAAAAAGATATAAATAGTTGGTTCAAAACAAAATTTAATGGCCTTACATTACCATTTTATAGCTCCATAGATCTTAGGAATTCAGGCTGCAAAATTGCTCCAGTAGACGCCAATTTGTTTCCTGCAGGGTTCAATAATCTAAGTGAAATATCGAGAGTAACAGCAGCAAAATTGATAAAAAGCTACTTTGAAACAAAACAATATAAAAAGGCTCTTATAATACCAGAGAATTACACACGAAATAAAATGTATATAGAAAATGTATTTGCCATAGAAAAAATACTGCAACTTGCAGATTTCGAGACTAAAATCGGTCTCTTTCACAGTGAAGCATATAATTTAATAGAATTATACGAGACTATTGTAGAAGAAAACTCTTTGCTAAAGACAACTTCAGGGTTTGTACCCGATGTTGTTATACTGAATCGAGACATGACAAGCCACATTCCTGATATTCTCAAAAATGTAAAACAAGAGATAATACCAAGCCCATTATATGGTTGGCACAGTAGACAGAAATTTCAATATTTTAAAATTTATCAAGAATTAGCATCCGAGTTTTGTAGCGAATTTCAAATAGATCTATGGCTTATTTCTGCATTTACAGAAAACTGCAATGAAGTAGATTTTAATGATGATTCATCACTAAAAGCAATAGCGGTTAAAGTTGATCAAATATTGTCCTTAGTACAAAAAAAATATCAGGAACATAAAATAAAAACACAACCTTACGTTTTTATCAAAGCAAGCAATGGCACATACGGGATGGGTATCATAACAGTGACAAGCGGTGAAGAAGTATTAAACCTCAACAAAAAAAAGCGCCATAAAATGAAAAAGGTAAAGGAAGGGATAGAAGTAAGTAGCGTTATTATACAAGAAGGTGTACCAACCATCGATGTATTTAAGCGCAGTCCTGCAGAACCGCTAATATACTACATAGGAAATATACCAATGTGCTACTTATATAGGTGTAATAGCAGAAAAGATATATATTCTAGCTTGAATTCCACTGACTGTGAATTTTATGATATTAGCCAAGAAAATAAAACCCTGCCACTTTGGAACATTGTTAGCAAATTAGCAGTGCTAGCATTAGCAGTGGAAATTAGGTCTTTTCATCTCTAA
- the hemH gene encoding ferrochelatase: MKKAVILFNLGGPNSLNAVRPFLFNLFYDRRIINLLNPFRFLLAKFISAKRENIARKIYEEIGGKSPILENTKAQANALECKLNEPILCHPSAQTLGSRKKHWIPASSAGMTSKVFICMRYWHPFADEVVKSVKQFDPDEIILLPLYPQYSTTTTLSSIENWQKNAKKYSLECNTKVINHYYDNKDFIEAHVNLTSKYYKLASKIGKPRVLFSAHSLPISVIKKGDPYASQIEKTVKLIVKKLNIEDLDWGICYQSKVGPVKWLEPSTESELSRARADDIPVVLSPISFVSEHSETLVELDIEYKAIIKEGYYFRVPTLSTDFLFIKCLADLCVNHPQSPNL; this comes from the coding sequence GTGAAAAAGGCAGTTATCTTATTTAACCTTGGCGGACCTAATTCATTGAATGCGGTTCGTCCTTTTTTATTCAATCTTTTTTATGACAGGAGAATAATCAATCTACTGAATCCCTTTCGGTTTCTTTTAGCAAAGTTTATATCTGCAAAACGAGAAAATATTGCACGAAAAATATACGAGGAAATTGGAGGTAAATCACCAATTTTGGAAAATACAAAAGCACAAGCTAATGCACTTGAATGTAAGCTTAATGAACCTATCTTGTGTCATCCCAGTGCTCAGACACTGGGATCTAGAAAAAAACACTGGATTCCAGCGTCAAGCGCTGGAATGACATCAAAAGTATTCATCTGCATGCGTTATTGGCATCCATTTGCTGATGAAGTTGTTAAAAGCGTAAAGCAATTCGATCCTGACGAAATCATTCTGCTACCACTATATCCCCAATATTCAACCACCACAACCCTGTCATCCATTGAAAATTGGCAGAAAAATGCCAAAAAATATAGCCTAGAATGTAACACAAAAGTAATCAATCATTACTATGACAATAAAGACTTTATTGAGGCTCATGTTAATCTGACGTCTAAATATTATAAATTAGCTAGCAAAATCGGTAAGCCAAGAGTCCTATTTTCAGCCCATAGCCTACCTATTAGTGTTATTAAAAAAGGCGATCCTTACGCTTCACAGATAGAAAAAACAGTAAAATTAATAGTAAAAAAATTGAATATTGAAGATCTTGATTGGGGAATATGCTATCAAAGTAAGGTTGGCCCTGTAAAATGGTTAGAGCCGAGCACTGAAAGTGAGCTGTCACGCGCAAGAGCCGATGATATACCTGTAGTTTTGTCACCTATATCTTTTGTTTCTGAGCATTCGGAAACGCTAGTTGAACTTGATATAGAGTATAAAGCAATTATCAAAGAAGGATATTACTTTCGCGTACCAACTCTCAGTACCGATTTCTTATTTATCAAGTGCTTAGCTGACTTATGTGTAAATCACCCTCAAAGTCCTAATTTATAG
- the ndk gene encoding nucleoside-diphosphate kinase — MAIEKTLSILKPDAVKNNITGKVNSYIESSELKIIAQKMMLLTKKQAELFYEIHKDRSFFGELVEFMTSGSVIVQVLVGENAVSKYRQIMGATDPKQADKGTIRGDFADDISENRVHGSDSLENAHREIAFFFAECELV; from the coding sequence ATGGCAATTGAGAAAACACTTTCAATATTAAAACCTGATGCAGTAAAAAATAACATTACAGGCAAGGTAAATTCATACATTGAAAGCTCTGAGCTGAAAATTATAGCACAAAAAATGATGCTGCTGACAAAAAAACAAGCAGAGCTGTTTTATGAAATTCATAAAGATAGGTCTTTTTTTGGAGAATTAGTGGAATTTATGACCTCTGGTTCTGTGATAGTTCAAGTTTTAGTTGGTGAAAATGCAGTAAGTAAATACAGACAAATCATGGGAGCTACAGATCCAAAACAGGCAGATAAAGGCACAATCAGAGGTGATTTTGCTGATGACATTAGTGAAAATAGAGTTCATGGTTCTGATAGTCTAGAAAATGCTCATAGGGAAATAGCTTTCTTTTTTGCTGAGTGTGAATTAGTGTAG
- a CDS encoding aspartate aminotransferase family protein has product MDHIVNAYNRSEASIVRGEGVYLFDKDGKKYLDFAAGISTTSLGHCHPYITDKLKEQLGSLWHCSNIFTIPEQERLAQRLTELTFADKVFFCSSGLEATEAAIKFIRRYFYSKNQEKRNRIITIEGGFHGRSIAAISAGGNEKSREGFAPLLSGFDKVPRNDIKALEEKISNETAAIFLEPIQSEGGVHPLDVGYLKRVREITKAQGIILCFDEVQCGYGRIGSLFYYQNIGAEPDMLTCAKAMGNGFPLAACLVKDYIAEAITPGTHGSTYGGNPLAMTVGNAVLDVMLEEGFFDHVKKVSKYLKEKLLPLAEEFPKIISEVRGEGLLIGIELRVPLADKIVSQSLDNGLIVTKILNNRVIRITPPLIVESVHVNAVCDIFHDLFFNIKDI; this is encoded by the coding sequence ATGGATCATATTGTTAATGCCTATAATAGATCTGAAGCTTCTATAGTTAGAGGAGAAGGAGTATATCTCTTCGATAAGGATGGTAAAAAATATTTAGACTTTGCTGCGGGAATTTCTACAACCTCTCTAGGCCATTGTCATCCATACATTACAGATAAACTGAAAGAGCAATTGGGTTCATTGTGGCACTGCTCTAATATTTTCACTATCCCTGAGCAGGAGAGGCTCGCTCAGCGTTTAACAGAACTTACCTTTGCTGATAAAGTTTTTTTCTGCTCAAGTGGACTTGAAGCAACAGAAGCTGCAATTAAATTTATTCGCCGTTATTTCTACTCAAAAAATCAGGAAAAGCGTAATCGCATCATTACAATTGAAGGAGGTTTTCATGGCCGCAGTATTGCTGCAATTTCTGCTGGAGGAAATGAAAAATCACGCGAAGGTTTTGCTCCACTCCTTTCTGGTTTTGACAAGGTACCAAGAAATGACATTAAAGCGCTAGAGGAAAAAATCAGCAATGAAACAGCTGCTATATTTTTAGAGCCTATACAAAGTGAAGGAGGGGTACATCCATTGGACGTAGGGTATCTAAAAAGAGTAAGAGAGATAACAAAAGCTCAAGGAATAATTTTATGCTTTGATGAAGTGCAATGCGGATATGGACGGATTGGCTCTCTATTTTACTATCAAAATATAGGAGCTGAACCTGACATGCTCACTTGTGCGAAGGCTATGGGTAATGGATTTCCCCTAGCTGCGTGTTTAGTAAAAGATTACATAGCAGAAGCAATTACTCCAGGAACTCATGGATCAACCTATGGTGGCAATCCACTTGCTATGACTGTTGGTAATGCAGTACTCGATGTAATGCTAGAAGAAGGCTTTTTTGACCATGTTAAGAAGGTTAGTAAATATCTAAAAGAAAAATTGTTGCCTTTAGCTGAAGAATTTCCGAAGATAATCTCAGAAGTTCGTGGAGAGGGTTTATTGATAGGGATAGAGCTTAGAGTACCTTTGGCTGATAAAATTGTTAGCCAATCCCTTGACAATGGCTTAATAGTGACTAAAATTTTAAATAATAGAGTAATAAGAATAACTCCTCCACTTATTGTTGAGAGTGTGCATGTGAATGCAGTGTGTGATATATTTCATGATTTGTTTTTTAATATTAAAGATATATAA
- a CDS encoding HlyC/CorC family transporter — protein sequence MDWLLVSVLSAIFFLLILSFLFSGAEIGLTSISRSRVNKLKLEGHKKAKIIDLLLGKKELTIGTILVCNTIINITCSALFTAIFINSFGREGIFLSTVMMTFCILLFCEVLPKTYAIQNPEKFTLLSAYFMLFFVKILSPLTLGIQFIVNLILKLCGLHKNREIISAADAMRNMITLHRSEGTMLQQDLDMLSSILDLAETEISQIMIHRRNLFSLDIDRNKEDLIREILISSHSRVPLWQREPDNIVGVVHVKNLINALREKDNKIEIAQVMSKPWFIPESMPLSVQLHNFRKNRKHLAFVIDEYGALQGIVTLEDILEEIVGEISDEHDLITENFIKKISDNVYHIEGKSTIRDINRQLHWNLPDDEATTLAGMIVNEIERIPDENEEFFMYGFCFKILKKDKNVITVIEVQVKTDNTIVAIN from the coding sequence ATGGATTGGTTATTGGTTTCAGTATTGTCAGCAATTTTCTTCTTGTTGATTTTATCGTTTTTGTTCTCGGGAGCAGAAATAGGGTTAACCTCAATTAGCCGCTCCCGAGTCAATAAACTAAAGCTAGAAGGTCACAAAAAAGCTAAGATAATAGACCTTTTGTTAGGTAAAAAAGAATTAACAATAGGAACAATATTAGTATGCAATACAATTATTAACATTACTTGCTCTGCTTTATTTACAGCAATATTTATAAATTCTTTTGGGCGTGAGGGCATATTTCTTTCAACAGTCATGATGACGTTTTGTATTTTGCTATTTTGTGAAGTTTTACCAAAAACTTACGCCATACAAAATCCTGAAAAATTTACATTACTTTCTGCTTATTTTATGCTGTTTTTTGTCAAGATTCTTTCTCCATTGACATTAGGCATTCAGTTTATTGTCAATCTCATTCTGAAGTTATGTGGGCTTCATAAGAATAGGGAGATAATATCCGCAGCAGACGCAATGCGTAATATGATTACTCTTCACCGCAGTGAAGGAACTATGCTGCAACAGGATTTAGATATGCTAAGTAGTATACTTGATTTGGCTGAAACAGAAATATCACAAATTATGATCCACAGGAGAAACTTATTTTCTCTTGATATAGATCGAAACAAAGAAGATTTAATAAGAGAGATTTTAATCAGCAGTCATAGTAGAGTACCTTTATGGCAAAGAGAACCAGATAATATTGTTGGAGTGGTTCACGTGAAAAATCTAATAAACGCCTTGCGTGAAAAGGATAATAAAATAGAGATTGCCCAGGTTATGTCAAAGCCTTGGTTTATACCAGAAAGTATGCCGCTTAGTGTACAACTTCACAACTTCCGTAAAAACAGGAAACACCTTGCATTTGTTATTGATGAGTATGGAGCACTGCAGGGAATCGTAACTCTTGAGGATATACTGGAAGAAATAGTTGGAGAAATTTCGGATGAACATGATTTGATCACGGAGAATTTTATAAAAAAAATATCTGATAATGTGTATCACATAGAAGGGAAATCTACTATTAGAGACATTAACAGACAGTTACACTGGAATCTCCCTGATGATGAAGCTACGACTCTAGCGGGTATGATTGTAAACGAGATAGAACGCATTCCTGACGAAAACGAAGAATTTTTCATGTACGGTTTTTGCTTTAAGATTTTAAAAAAAGATAAAAATGTTATTACTGTTATTGAAGTACAAGTAAAAACTGATAATACTATAGTAGCAATTAATTAG
- a CDS encoding DUF2312 domain-containing protein, translating into MEDTVKITAEELKSYIERIEKLEQEKRDVQDHIRDIYAKAADEGWDAKVMKQIIRLRKMDDGDREEQEILLDTYKRALGMSCEEELSE; encoded by the coding sequence ATGGAAGATACAGTAAAAATAACGGCTGAAGAGTTGAAGAGTTACATAGAGAGAATCGAAAAACTTGAACAAGAAAAGAGGGATGTGCAAGATCACATTCGTGATATATATGCAAAAGCCGCAGATGAAGGCTGGGATGCAAAAGTGATGAAACAAATTATTAGGCTAAGAAAGATGGATGATGGTGACAGAGAGGAACAGGAAATATTACTTGATACCTATAAACGTGCATTAGGAATGAGTTGCGAAGAAGAACTAAGTGAATAG
- a CDS encoding UbiX family flavin prenyltransferase — MNSRIVVGISGASGSIYGVRILEALKNTNHETHLVISSAGKITLAHEMKEKLEDITLLADFYYSEEKIGEKIASGSFKTSGMVIAPCSMKTMSEIASGVTSNLLTRAADVTLKERRKLVLMVRESPLHLGHLRNMLKLTEMGAIIAPPMPAFYIKPKSLSDIVNHSVGKVLNLFNIALPNFKEWQGNDNYY; from the coding sequence GTGAATAGTAGAATTGTAGTTGGAATAAGTGGAGCATCTGGTTCTATTTATGGTGTACGGATTCTAGAAGCACTAAAAAATACCAACCATGAAACTCATTTAGTGATCAGCAGTGCTGGAAAAATAACTCTAGCTCATGAGATGAAAGAAAAACTTGAAGATATTACATTGCTTGCAGATTTTTACTATTCTGAAGAAAAAATAGGAGAAAAAATAGCAAGCGGCTCATTTAAAACCTCAGGGATGGTTATTGCTCCATGTTCTATGAAGACAATGTCTGAAATTGCATCAGGTGTTACTTCCAATCTATTGACAAGAGCTGCAGATGTAACGCTAAAAGAAAGAAGAAAGTTAGTTCTTATGGTGCGAGAATCGCCACTACATCTTGGGCATCTACGAAATATGTTAAAACTAACGGAGATGGGAGCAATTATTGCTCCGCCAATGCCTGCTTTTTATATTAAACCAAAATCTTTGAGTGATATTGTAAATCATTCTGTTGGTAAAGTATTGAATTTATTTAATATCGCATTACCTAATTTCAAGGAGTGGCAAGGAAATGACAATTATTATTGA
- the folD gene encoding bifunctional methylenetetrahydrofolate dehydrogenase/methenyltetrahydrofolate cyclohydrolase FolD, translating to MTIIIDGKKIANGLCEKLSQKIDTLKREHNIFPCLKVILVGSNPASQVYVRNKQKKAESIGISSETIVLPNNISEDELIEKINELNEDRSVHGILVQLPLPNHISASRVINAVSIEKDVDGFHNENVGRLVKGEKNCLIPCTPKGSLHLIKSIEENLSGKNAVVIGRSNIVGKPMFHLLLQENCTVTILHSQSKDLAEYCSKADIVVAAVGKPNFVQADWIKKGAIVIDVGINSVNVGNQGKLVGDVDFEGIKEKVKAITPVPGGVGPMTIAFLMMNTVVAACLQQGVDASNFIS from the coding sequence ATGACAATTATTATTGACGGTAAAAAAATAGCTAATGGTCTCTGTGAGAAGCTATCACAAAAAATTGATACTTTAAAGAGAGAGCATAATATTTTTCCTTGCCTGAAAGTAATTCTCGTGGGCAGCAATCCAGCAAGTCAGGTTTATGTCCGCAACAAACAGAAAAAAGCAGAATCAATAGGCATAAGTTCTGAGACCATTGTTTTGCCTAATAATATTTCAGAAGATGAATTGATTGAAAAAATCAATGAGTTAAATGAAGATCGATCTGTGCATGGCATTTTAGTACAGTTGCCTTTACCAAATCATATTAGTGCAAGCAGAGTAATTAACGCAGTAAGTATTGAAAAAGATGTAGATGGCTTCCACAATGAAAACGTTGGTAGATTAGTTAAAGGTGAAAAAAACTGCCTTATACCTTGCACTCCTAAAGGTTCTTTGCATTTAATTAAATCAATTGAAGAGAACCTTTCCGGTAAAAACGCAGTGGTGATTGGTAGGTCAAATATTGTGGGTAAACCAATGTTTCACCTATTGTTACAAGAAAATTGCACCGTTACCATCTTACACTCACAAAGCAAGGATTTAGCTGAATATTGCTCTAAAGCGGATATAGTAGTTGCAGCAGTCGGAAAGCCAAATTTTGTTCAAGCAGATTGGATAAAGAAAGGTGCAATAGTGATCGATGTTGGCATAAATAGTGTTAATGTAGGAAATCAAGGTAAGCTCGTAGGTGATGTTGACTTCGAAGGAATAAAAGAAAAAGTCAAAGCAATTACTCCAGTACCAGGAGGCGTTGGCCCGATGACAATTGCATTTCTAATGATGAACACTGTAGTCGCTGCTTGCTTGCAGCAGGGAGTTGATGCTTCTAATTTCATTAGTTGA
- the leuS gene encoding leucine--tRNA ligase, giving the protein MKYDFKNIEKFYQNKWDFSVSKDSKKKKCYVLEMFPYPSGKIHMGHLRNYAIGDVIARYKRARGFEVLHPIGWDAFGLPAENAARDNNINPAAWTKENIDNMRAQLKSIGLSYNWNRELSTCDPDYYKHEQKFFLDFLKHELAYRKESWVNWDPVDQTVLANEQVVDGKGWRSGAVVEKRKLSQWFLKITDFAEDLLEYLQNLKNWPEKVKTMQERWIGKSEGVTIEFEIVGLNKKLKIFTTSPHTLFGASFCAVAAEHPIVQDLKDGSFAVIPDASEALSSQCFDTGIQEIKSKRESDGKIGIYTGLNVKHPFLNKELPLYVANFVLMEYGEGAIFGCPAHDQRDFEFAQKYDLPIIPVVSLAHLGVIPARDQDSYNRSQCQATWMTEDLNEAYTGDGVMFNSEFLNGLTVNEAKEVIIKKLEEKGIGKKTINYRLHDWGISRQRYWGCPIPIIYCKDCGTVPVPEKDLPVVLPTDVEFTSGGNPLDKHPTWKFVDCPKCGKQAERETDTFDTFFESSWYFAAFCSENKSINKDACNRFMPVDYYIGGIEHAILHLLYSRFFCRALTKCGYFDIKEPFSTLITQGMVCHVTYKDENGKWLFPEEAKDLMARGAKVQVGKVEKMSKSKKNTIDPNFIIEKYGADTARLFVLSDTPPEKDMEWSDDGVEGCSRYINKLWRMVMQLRPIQLPVIPARDAAVSRTGMTPNYTDKLLEYRKKIHKLLHGLTDDLENCRLNCVVAKFREMTNLIAEIDVKTGKSLIDEGICILIRVIEPFIPHLAESLWQEIGGQPWPKADESLLIDNMVTVAVQINGKLRATIKVATDLPQEELKKIATGSVSNRIDQSKIRTIYAIPNKVVNIVI; this is encoded by the coding sequence ATGAAATATGATTTTAAAAACATTGAAAAATTCTACCAAAATAAGTGGGATTTTTCTGTAAGCAAAGATAGTAAAAAGAAGAAATGTTACGTGTTGGAAATGTTTCCATATCCATCTGGTAAGATTCACATGGGGCATCTGCGCAACTATGCAATAGGGGATGTAATAGCACGTTACAAGAGAGCTCGTGGATTTGAGGTTTTGCACCCAATTGGCTGGGATGCGTTTGGATTACCAGCTGAAAATGCAGCGAGAGACAATAACATTAACCCTGCGGCGTGGACAAAAGAGAATATAGACAATATGCGTGCGCAGCTAAAGTCTATAGGTCTTTCCTACAACTGGAATCGTGAGCTCTCCACATGTGATCCCGATTATTACAAACACGAACAGAAATTTTTCCTGGATTTTTTAAAGCATGAGCTTGCCTATCGAAAAGAGTCGTGGGTTAATTGGGATCCAGTGGACCAAACAGTGCTTGCAAATGAGCAAGTGGTTGATGGAAAAGGATGGCGATCAGGTGCAGTTGTTGAAAAACGTAAGTTATCTCAATGGTTTTTGAAGATTACTGATTTCGCTGAAGATCTACTTGAGTACTTGCAAAATTTAAAAAACTGGCCAGAAAAAGTCAAAACGATGCAAGAACGCTGGATAGGAAAGTCCGAAGGGGTAACTATAGAATTTGAAATAGTTGGCTTGAATAAGAAGTTAAAGATTTTTACAACTTCTCCTCATACTTTATTTGGAGCTTCTTTCTGTGCAGTGGCAGCAGAGCACCCTATTGTGCAGGATTTAAAAGATGGTTCTTTTGCTGTCATTCCAGACGCTTCTGAAGCTTTGTCATCCCAGTGCTTCGACACTGGGATCCAGGAAATAAAATCGAAAAGAGAGAGTGACGGAAAAATCGGGATTTACACAGGATTAAATGTCAAACATCCATTTCTTAATAAAGAGTTGCCACTTTATGTAGCGAATTTTGTGTTGATGGAGTATGGAGAAGGTGCAATTTTTGGTTGCCCTGCACATGATCAGCGTGATTTTGAATTTGCGCAGAAATATGATTTGCCGATTATTCCCGTTGTTTCTTTGGCCCACTTAGGTGTCATTCCAGCGCGTGACCAGGATTCTTATAATCGATCCCAGTGTCAAGCTACTTGGATGACAGAGGATTTAAATGAAGCCTATACTGGCGATGGAGTGATGTTCAACTCCGAATTTTTAAACGGACTAACGGTTAATGAGGCAAAGGAAGTAATCATTAAAAAGCTTGAGGAAAAAGGAATAGGTAAGAAAACAATAAACTATCGTTTGCACGATTGGGGAATTTCAAGGCAACGTTATTGGGGATGTCCTATACCTATTATATATTGTAAAGATTGCGGAACTGTGCCAGTTCCAGAAAAAGACCTTCCTGTAGTTCTACCAACGGATGTAGAATTTACAAGTGGTGGTAATCCTCTGGATAAGCACCCAACTTGGAAATTTGTTGATTGTCCAAAGTGCGGAAAGCAAGCAGAGCGTGAAACTGATACATTCGACACTTTTTTCGAGTCTTCTTGGTATTTTGCTGCATTTTGTAGTGAAAATAAGTCTATCAATAAAGATGCGTGTAATCGTTTTATGCCTGTTGATTATTATATAGGTGGGATAGAACATGCAATTCTGCATTTGCTTTATTCAAGATTTTTCTGCCGTGCTTTGACCAAATGTGGCTATTTTGATATTAAAGAGCCTTTTTCTACTTTAATCACTCAAGGAATGGTCTGCCATGTAACTTATAAAGATGAGAATGGCAAATGGCTCTTTCCTGAAGAAGCAAAAGATTTGATGGCACGAGGTGCTAAGGTTCAAGTTGGGAAAGTTGAAAAGATGAGCAAATCGAAAAAGAACACAATTGACCCAAACTTTATCATAGAAAAGTACGGTGCTGATACTGCTCGCTTGTTTGTATTATCTGACACTCCTCCAGAAAAAGATATGGAATGGTCAGATGATGGCGTAGAAGGCTGTTCTCGCTATATAAATAAATTGTGGCGTATGGTAATGCAGCTAAGGCCTATACAACTGCCTGTCATTCCGGCACGTGATGCTGCAGTGTCACGCACTGGGATGACACCAAATTACACAGATAAACTTCTAGAATATAGAAAAAAAATTCATAAACTCTTACACGGACTTACAGATGACTTGGAAAACTGCAGATTAAACTGTGTGGTAGCAAAATTCCGTGAAATGACGAATTTAATAGCCGAAATAGATGTAAAAACTGGAAAATCTCTTATTGATGAAGGTATATGTATACTAATCAGAGTAATCGAACCGTTCATACCACATCTAGCTGAAAGCCTATGGCAAGAAATAGGAGGTCAACCTTGGCCAAAAGCTGATGAATCACTACTAATTGATAATATGGTGACTGTGGCAGTGCAGATCAATGGAAAGTTGCGTGCGACTATCAAAGTAGCAACTGATTTACCTCAAGAAGAATTGAAGAAAATAGCAACAGGTTCTGTATCTAATAGAATCGATCAAAGCAAAATTCGCACTATATATGCTATACCAAATAAGGTAGTAAACATAGTTATATAA
- a CDS encoding M23 family metallopeptidase, giving the protein MFRIVLFFILSAILISCGLQKPASVLLKGEEFYGKRDLEYTREYHLIKENVDSSLRKESRKAFVDKVYNNNAQSMCKFVIPVKGAATSSDKICQDGIKITAQNGINVIASAPGKVIYVGKGLRWYGNLIIMEHKDNYMTMYSYLKNIQVEIDDKVKQGQVIGSAGKSSTQDKDPQMCFTIRHNGQAVDPLAHINCD; this is encoded by the coding sequence ATGTTTCGTATAGTCTTGTTCTTTATATTATCAGCAATACTGATAAGCTGTGGCCTGCAAAAACCTGCTTCTGTACTACTTAAAGGTGAGGAGTTTTATGGGAAAAGAGACCTAGAGTACACAAGGGAATACCATTTGATTAAAGAAAATGTTGATTCTTCGCTGCGAAAAGAAAGTAGAAAAGCCTTCGTAGATAAGGTATATAACAATAATGCACAAAGCATGTGTAAATTTGTAATACCGGTTAAAGGTGCAGCTACCTCTTCTGATAAAATATGTCAGGATGGCATAAAAATTACTGCTCAAAATGGAATAAATGTTATTGCTTCTGCACCTGGCAAAGTAATATACGTAGGTAAAGGACTGAGGTGGTATGGAAATTTAATTATAATGGAACATAAAGATAATTACATGACTATGTACTCCTATTTAAAAAACATACAAGTTGAAATTGATGATAAAGTAAAACAAGGCCAGGTTATTGGGTCTGCAGGTAAATCAAGCACACAAGATAAAGATCCGCAGATGTGTTTCACAATACGGCATAATGGTCAAGCAGTCGATCCTTTGGCACACATAAATTGTGATTAA